Below is a window of Paramagnetospirillum magneticum AMB-1 DNA.
CCCAGGGTGATCCAGGTGAAGGGCAGTCCGCGGGCCAGCAGGGGAGGCAGCAGGGCGGCGGAAATCACCGCTCCCAGTCCGACCCCCATGAAAATGAGTCCGCCGGCCAAACCCCGGCGGGATTCCGGGACATGGGGCAGGGCCAGGGTGGCGGCCAGGACCATGATGACGCCGCCCGCCATGCCCGACAGGAAGCGCCAGACGAAGAACCAGATGAAGGGCTGAGGCTGGGCACAGACCAGGAAGGAGACGGCGATCAGCGCCGGCATGGCCCGCAGGGCGGTCGCGGCGCCGAAGCGATGGGCCAGGAAGCGTGCCGACAGCGCCCCGGCCAGATAGCCCGCCAGATTGGCGGCGCCCAGATAGGCGGCGGCCGACGCTTCGAACCAGCCCTCGTTCACCAGCGCCGGAATCAGCGGCGAATACGCGAAGCGGGCGAGGCCGATGCCCACCAGATTGGCGCACAGGGCGGAAAATGTGGCTCGCAGAGGACCGGGCCGGCGCATGAGGGGCTCCTTGGTTGGCGATTCCACGCTACCCGTCTCCGCTGTTCATAAAAAACGATTTGTTGTGATATAGTCCATCACTCATAGCGATGGGGTGTGCCATGGATGCGGGTGACCTGCGAGTCTTCGAGGCGGTGGTGCGGCTGGGCGGCATGAGCCGCGCGGCGGCCGAGCTGCATACCGTTCAATCCAACGTCACCGCCCGCATCCGGAGTCTCGAGGAGGAGTTGGGCGCCGCCCTGTTCCAGCGCCACGCCCGGGGGGTGGAGCCCACCGCCGCCGGCCGTCGCCTGCTGCCCTATGCCCGGCAGGTGATCAGCCTGCTGCAGGATGCTCGCCGTGCGGTGACCGATGACGGGGAACCCAAGGGGGAGTTGGTGGTGGGCTCGCTGGAGACCACCCTGTCCATGCATCTGGCGCCGCTGCTCACCAGCTTCGTGCAGAACCAGCCCCAGGTGGATCTGTCCATTCGCGGCTGCACCTCGGCCGAGGCGGTGGACCTGGTGCTGGAGCGCCGTCTGGAGGGGGCCTTCGTCGCCGGTCCGGTCAATCATCCCGACCTGGACGAGGAGGCGGTGTTCCGCGAGGAACTGGTGGTGCTGACCGCCCCTTCGGTACGGCGGCTGGATTGGTCGGGTCTGCCGGCCGGGCTGCGCATCGTGGTGCTGCGGGTGGGCTGCTCCTACCGCCGGCGGCTGGAGGAGATTCTGGCCCGGCGCGGGGTCATCGGGCTGCGTCTGCTGGAATTCGGCACGCTGGAGGCGGTGAAGGGCTGCGTCGCCGCCGGCATGGGCGTGACCCTGCTGCCGCGCCGCATGGTGGAGCGGGTGTGGCGCGACGGGTCCGTTGGTGTCCATGTCCTGCCGCCGGAAGAGGCTCTGGTGGATACGGTGTTCATCCGCCGCCGCGATTCCTTCGTCTCCAGCGCCCAGGCCGCTTTCCTCGATCATGTGCGTCAAGGTTTGGCCCTGGTCCAGGCCGCCGAGTAGTCTAGATCATCGTGCGCCGGATTCGGCGCACGATGATCTAGCTTAATGTTTGTCCCTCGCCGGGCGCGGCCCTCCGGCCGCTTGGCCGCCGCCGCAATGGCGGCTGATGGCAGCATGCGCCGCCCCGGCTCGATCCAATAGTATTGCATCGCAGTAGAGGGACGGGTATATACCGGGTCAGTGACGCACACGTACGTGCCTATGGCCCTTGTCGGTTATGCAACGACGGACGCGTCCTTTTTGGAAGAGCCGCCGGGTTCTTTGGCGGCGCCCGAAAGGGAGGTGGACATGTTCGTGACCCATACGATGGGCGTTATCCCGAAAATTCTCACTAGTATGTGACGGCGGTCGCGGCCGATTCCGGTCGCCTGCCGCCGAACTCGTCGAGCGCGGGCTCCTCGCGGAGCCCGTGATTAGGAGCGTTGTTGATGTCATCAGGTCCGGGCCTTCGAGGCACCGGCCAGAACCGAGGTAAGGGGAGTACCGCTATGCGCACCATTGTCTTCAAGGGCCGTTTGGTCATCATCGGCTGCGGCAGCATCGGCCAGGGCATTTTGCCCCTCATCCTGCGCCATATCGAGATCAAACCGGCCCAGATCACCATCATTACGGCCTGCGAACGCGGCCGCGAGGTTGCCGCCGAATACGGCATCGAATTCACCAACAAAGCGCTGACCAAGGACGATTTCCGCGACCGTCTGACTCCCATGCTGCGCAAGGGCGACTTCCTGCTGAACCTGTCAGTGGATGTGTCGTCGACCGCGCTGGTCGAGCTGTGCCGCGATCTCGGGGTGTTGTATCAGGACACCTGCATCGAACCTTGGGCCGGTGGCTACACCGATCCCAGCCTGTCGCCGTCGCTTCGCTCCAACTACGCGCTGCGCGAGGAGATGCTGCGGCTTCGGGTCGACGCTCCGGTGCCGACGGCCCTGGTCACCCATGGCGCCAATCCCGGCCTAGTCTCCCATTTCGTCAAGCAGGCGCTGCTGAACATCGCCGCCGATACCGGGCTGGGGGCGGACGTTCCCAAGGACCGGCGGGGCTGGGGCGAGCTGGCGTCGCGTTTGGGCGTCAAGGTTATCCACGTGGCCGAGCGCGATACCCAGCAGGGGACCACGCCCAAGGGGCCGGATGAGTTCGTCAACACCTGGTCCATCGACGGCTTCGTGGGTGAGGGGTGCCAGCCCGCCGAATTGGGCTGGGGCACCCACGAGAAGGAATTGCCCCCCGATGGGCGACGCCACGACTTCGGCAGCGATGCGGCCATCTACCTGATGAAGCCGGGCGCCAGCCAGAAGGTGCGGACCTGGACCCCGGTGGAAGGCGCCTTTCACGGCTTTCTCATCACCCACAACGAATCCATCTCCATCGCCGATTACTTCACGGTGAAGGAGCAGGGCAGGGTGACCTACCGTCCCACGGTGCACTACGCCTACCATCCTTGCGATGCGGCCGTGCTGTCGCTGCACGAACTGGCCGGCAAGAACTGGACCATGCCGTCGCGGCAGCGCCTGATGGTCAAGGAGCTGGTCAGCGGCATCGACGAACTGGGGGTGCTGATTGCCGGCCATGCCAAGGGGGCTTACTGGTACGGCTCGCAACTGTCCATCGCCGAGGCCCGCGAACTGGCACCCCACAACAGCGCCACCAGCCTGCAGGTGACATCCACGGTGCTGGCCGGCATGATCTGGGCGTTGGAAAATCCCATGATGGGCATCGTCGAGCCCGACGAGATCGATTTCCAGCGTATCTTGGAAATTGCCCGGCCCTATCTCGGGCCGGTGGTCGGGGTTTACACCGACTGGACGCCGCTGGAGGGACGCGGAGCCCTGTTTGCCGAGGACTTGGACATCTCCGACCCCTGGCAGTTCAAGAACGTCCGGGTGGTGTAGGTCTTCCGAGGCCCTGTCCTTACTTGCAGACGAAGAAATTGTCCGTCTGGCGGATTTGAGGGCATTTCAGCTCCGGCTCGCCATCACGGCGGCGCTCTTCGTTGTCGATGGCGCACTGCCGGGCTGCGACATTGTCTCCGTCGGCCGACACCGCGATGCGGCCAAAGCCGTTGGGGCAGGTGCGTTCGGCCGCGCTTCGGCAGGATTCAAGCTTGAGGGTATCGCCACAATTGACGTGGTGATAGACCGAGCCGTCAGACTTCCGGAAGGTGGTGACCTCGGCGCAGGCGCCAAGCGAAAACAGCAGCAAGGTCATAACGGCTCGTCTCATGCACCCCATCCTCCAACTCCCGGCATGACCCGGGAGCCAGAGGATAGCCGCCCGCCATCGTCGATGCAAACAGCGGGGCGTCAGATCTTGAGACGGCTGGCGTGCCGGGCTTCCTCGCTGGCCTCAATCCCGACCGAGGCGATGGACTCGGCCAGGCCGCGAAAGCCCATCTGGCGGGCCTCCTGGGCAAGGTCCTCGAGCAGCCGGGCGATCTGAGCGGCTGCGGCGGCATTGGGCAGGCCCGATGGGCCGTTTACCGTGACGATCATGGTGTGATCCTTTCTAGCTGGCTTGGGCCCCGCCGTACGGGTGTCAGGCCTGAACCGACGGTTGGGGCTGGGACGCCATGTTGCTGTTCAGCACGAAAACCCGAATGGCCGAGGTCAGGCTGCTGGCCTCGTAGCGGCGCCGGGCGGTCTCGCACAGATCGTCAATGGCGCAATGAGCCTCGTCCGCCATGATTTCCAGGGCGTTCCAGAACTCGTTCTCCAGCTTGACGCTGGTTCGTTTGCCCTTGACCCGGATATTGCGGCAGATCAGCGTCACCGGCCGTTTGCGCGGGGCTTCCTCCCGCGCATAGGCCTGTGGATCGGCAAGACGCTCGTCCAGCGTGTTGATGGCAACCTCGAGGATCGCCATCAGCGGGCCATCATCCCGCTCGAACGCCTTGTCGGCCAGCCGCTTCAGCTCGATGCGGGTGTTGAGGTCGGCGATCATTCCTTGACGGTCTTGCCAGTTCATGGTGGTGCTACTCCGCAGCCGAGAGATGGATAGGCGCTTTCATGCGGCTGAAATCCCAATTGCCTTCCTGCTGCACGATCAGGGCCTCGAAATCGGGGTCGCCGAACGGGCCGGCCTGGATGGCACCAAGATCCGGGCGGCGGGGAATGTCGTGGACGATGGGCACCAGGGTGCCGCGGTACATGGAAACAGCCTCGCCCGACTGGCGGCCGCCGAAGCGCTTCCAGAAATTGACCGTCTCGAGCCGGGCGCGCCCGGCAGCGATACGGAAGCCCTTCTGACGGGCCAGTTCCAGGGCGGCGCGGGCCAGGGAGGCCAGGACCTGATAGGAACGATAGCGCTTGCGGATGCCGACCCGCTCAAGAAGGGCAAAGTCGGCGAACCAGCGGACCCGAATGACGCCGGCCGGATCGCCATCGACGAAGGCGATCAGATGGGTGGCCACGTAGTCGTTTCCGTTGAACTCGTCGAAATAGGTTATGTTATCTTCCTCGGCGAGGAACACCGCTGCGCGAATGGCCATGGCCATGGCAAATTCGTCTGGGGTGCGGGCAATCTTCACGGTAACCGACGCCCCGGACACCTTGCTACTGTTGCGGATCTGTGTCGTCATCGGTAAACCTCCATGCAAGAAACTCGATGGAGGCTATCTTGCCGCGATGTGCGGTGTTACGGTATGCCGTGTAATGTGAATACCGAGAGTTTGGCATGAAGGGGGCCATGGCTCAGTTTCGCCTGCATGACTGGAATGATGTCCGGCTGATCATCGCCTGTGCCGAGCACCGCAGCTTTGCTGCGGCAGCCATTGCCATGGGGGTTGATCAGACCACGGTCAGTCGGCGCATCAGCAATATGGAAGCGGCCATCGGCCGTCCGCTGTTCACTCGCCGTAAATCGGGGGCCACCCCCACTCCGGCCGGCGAGGCCCTGCTGGAGCGGGCACGTGCCATGGCGGCCTGGCCGGCGACTTCGAAGGCGCCATGCAGGGGCTGACCGCCTTTCAAACTCCCAAAGTGACGGTGGCGGCCAGCGAGGGCCTGCTGACCTATACCTTGATTCCCGCCCTGATGGGGCGCGACAAGCATGAATTGCCGCTGGACCGGGGCCTGGTGAAGGCGGAATTGCCCAAACTCGCCTTTTCGACGGCATCGGCAAAGGCCGACATTTCCGTCATGGCTACTTCGCCGGGAGATCTGCCGAGGGTGAGCGGTGCCGTTCATGTGCGCCGGGTTGGCACCATGAACTTCGTCCCGGTGGCCAGTCGCGACTTCCTGCATGAATTGCGGGGGGTTTCCAGCTTCGACGATCTTGGGGCGCTGCCGCTGCTGGATATTGGGATCTATCGGGCCATCCGGGGGCTCGACGCCTGGAACGGGCTGGTGGCCGCCAAGGATGGCGAGGGCGTTCAGGTTGCCCCCAATACCCCCAAGGTGCAGCGGCCGCTGCTGAGTGGGGAGGGCGTGTCGATTCTTCCTGATTACTCAACGCTCTATGAGCAGAGCCTGGAGGTCGTCGATGTGCCGGCGCCGTCCATGGCGGTTTCGCTGTGGCTGGTTTCGCACGAGGATACGCTGCGCGAACCGTCGGTGCGCGAATTGTATGACCTGCTTGCCGGGATGTTCACGGCTTCGTCGTGGTATCGAGATAAATGAGCCGAATTCGGGTCGAATTGGCCTCTGCATACGGGAGTATTCACCTGCATACTAAAAAAGGTTGCGTTTGAAAGCGTGTCGGTTAGAATGCNCCCTGAGTTTCTCACTCAATTAGGGGTGTTGTTTTGGCGAAGCGAAATGTATCGACCAGAGGGCGGCTTGAGAGCGGTGCCCCCAATCCCGTGGACGTTCATGTGGGCGGCCGGATGCGTCTGCGCCGGACTCTGCTGGGCATGAGCCAGGAAAAGTTGGGCGAGGCCATCGGCCTGACCTTCCAGCAGGTGCAGAAGTACGAACGCGGCGCCAACCGTATCGGTGCGTCGCGACTGTTCGACCTGTCGCGTGTGCTGGACGTTCCGGTGTCCTATTTCTTCGACGACATGGCCGATGGCGTCCAGGCCCAGAGCCCGGTGAACATCATCAAGGGCTCGGTTGGGTTGTCCGAGGAGCCGGCAACCTTCGAGGCCGACCCCATGACCAAGCGCGAGACGCTGGAACTGGTGCGCGCCTATTACAACATCACCGATCCCCAGGTCAGGAAGCGGGTCTATGAACTCGCCAAGGCCTTGGCTGCCGTTGCCGGCGCCGAGTAATCCCATTCGTCATGAATGAGTGAGATATGCGGCCGGGGCGTTTGCTCCGGCCGCATTCGTTTATAGGTCCCGTTCCGGCGAGTGCGAGTGGGTTCTTGTCATTCACCTCGGCCCACGCCATGCTCGGGCCAAGAGAAATCGCCCGCCACCCGAGACGCAAGCCGCCCCCCAATGGATGAAGTCCAAGATTTTCCCGAGATGATGGATACCCATCAGGTGGCCCGTTACCTGCGCATCAAGGAGCGCAAGGTCTACGAGCTGCTGAAGGAGCGGCGCATCCCCTGTACCCGGGTGACCGGAAAGTGGCTGTTTCCCAAGGGCGAGATCGATGCCTGGCTGAAGCGCAACAGCGCTTCGCCGGCCGATACGCCGAGGCAGGGGGCGGTGCCCATGGTAGTGGCGGGCAGCCATGACCCCTTGCTGGAATGGTGCCTGCGCGAGGTCGGGGGCGGACTGGCCGTGCTGCCCGGTTCGTCCCTCGACGGCCTGCGGCAGTTGGCCATGGGCGAGGCGGCCATGGCCGGCATCCATCTCCTGGACGCCGAAAGCGGAGCCTACAATCTGCCCCAGGTGCAGGAGGTGCTGGCCGACCGCAACGTGGTGCTGATCGAGTGGGCGTGGCGGCAGCAGGGATTGGTGGTGGCCTCGGGCAATCCGCTGGGCCTATCCTCGCTGGCAGATCTGGCGGCCGCCAAGGCCCGCATCGTATTGCGCCAGGAAGGGGCGGGCAGCCGCCTGCTGCTTGACCGGCTGCTGGCCGAGGCGGGCGTCCCGGCCGGGTCCCTGACCACGGCACAGGTGCCGGTGCGCAGCGAAACGGATGTGGGACTGGCCATCTTGGAAGGGGCGGCCGATGCCGGCCTGGCGGTGGCCTCGGTGGCCAAGAGCCTGAAACTGGATTTCGTTCCCCTGCACCGCGAGCGCTTTGACCTGGCCATCGACCGCCGCGCCTATTTCGAGGCGCCCATCCAGGCGCTGCTGGCCTTTACCCGGACTCAGGAATTCGCCCGGCGGGTCGAGACGCTGGGGGGCTACGACGTTTCCGGAATCGGTTCCATCCGCTGGAACGGCTGATCGTCCTGAAGTGGACGGAGCAGGCGGGAGGAGCGTGGCACGCCGCGTGGCCGGATCTCGTCCCACCAGTGCATCAGCGCGCCGCAACCGGGGCTCAGTTTTCGAGGCGCCCATCCAGGCGCTGCTGGCCTTTACCCGGACTCAGGAATTCGCCCGGCGGGTCGAGACGCTGGGGGGCTACGACGTTTCCGGAATCGGTTCCATCCGCTGGAACGGCTGATCGTCCTGAAGTGGACGGAGCAGGCGGGAGGAGCGTGGCACGCCGCGTGGCCGGATCTCGTCCCACCAGCGCATCAGCGCGCCGCAACCGGGGCTCAGTTCCCGGGCCACGCCACCGGTGAAGTCGCGCCAGCATTCCAGCAGCGGCGCCTCTACCGAGGTCAGCAAGGGGATGCCTAGGCTGACCGCGGCCAGAATCTCGTCCATCAGGCCCAGGCCTTGGGATTCAAGCTTGCCGAACTTGTTGACGATCAGCAGGTCGGTTTCGGTTTCCATGGCACGGCGCAGGACCAAGCTGGCCTCGGCCACCGCCTGGGTGTCAACCCGGCAGCAGACGGAGCCGCTTCCCAGATTCTGACTGATTCGGAAGTGTTGGCCGTTGTCGAGGTCCACCAGCGTCATGGCGCAGCCGCACCCGCCTTCTGGCGCCGAATTGCGCTGGACCAGTCCCCGCACGAAATATCCCTGGCCTTGCAGGATGCGGGCGAATCCTTCCATGGAATCCGGCACGTTGGCGTCGGGCGGTCGCACGATGGCGCCGATCTTCAGCGGTGGCACGACATCATCTTCGGCCATGGGGCTACCGAGTCTCCCGATGCTTCTATCAACGGGTGTATCATGAAATTGTAGGATTATGACATCTGGCTTGCGGGATAGGCCCAAAGCTACAAATCTAGCCGCGAGTCCTCGTTTCATGCTTGTGGTCCACTGCCCACCATTGAACAATGCCCAGGAGGTTGGCAAGGAGTGGCGCGTGTCCATGATGGCAAGGCCGAATGGGTCCGACGACCGGTTGGGGCATGGCTGAATGCAGTCTCCTCCCGCCGG
It encodes the following:
- a CDS encoding helix-turn-helix transcriptional regulator gives rise to the protein MDEVQDFPEMMDTHQVARYLRIKERKVYELLKERRIPCTRVTGKWLFPKGEIDAWLKRNSASPADTPRQGAVPMVVAGSHDPLLEWCLREVGGGLAVLPGSSLDGLRQLAMGEAAMAGIHLLDAESGAYNLPQVQEVLADRNVVLIEWAWRQQGLVVASGNPLGLSSLADLAAAKARIVLRQEGAGSRLLLDRLLAEAGVPAGSLTTAQVPVRSETDVGLAILEGAADAGLAVASVAKSLKLDFVPLHRERFDLAIDRRAYFEAPIQALLAFTRTQEFARRVETLGGYDVSGIGSIRWNG
- a CDS encoding LysR substrate-binding domain-containing protein, with amino-acid sequence MDAGDLRVFEAVVRLGGMSRAAAELHTVQSNVTARIRSLEEELGAALFQRHARGVEPTAAGRRLLPYARQVISLLQDARRAVTDDGEPKGELVVGSLETTLSMHLAPLLTSFVQNQPQVDLSIRGCTSAEAVDLVLERRLEGAFVAGPVNHPDLDEEAVFREELVVLTAPSVRRLDWSGLPAGLRIVVLRVGCSYRRRLEEILARRGVIGLRLLEFGTLEAVKGCVAAGMGVTLLPRRMVERVWRDGSVGVHVLPPEEALVDTVFIRRRDSFVSSAQAAFLDHVRQGLALVQAAE
- a CDS encoding DUF2478 domain-containing protein, which codes for MAEDDVVPPLKIGAIVRPPDANVPDSMEGFARILQGQGYFVRGLVQRNSAPEGGCGCAMTLVDLDNGQHFRISQNLGSGSVCCRVDTQAVAEASLVLRRAMETETDLLIVNKFGKLESQGLGLMDEILAAVSLGIPLLTSVEAPLLECWRDFTGGVARELSPGCGALMRWWDEIRPRGVPRSSRLLRPLQDDQPFQRMEPIPETS
- a CDS encoding homospermidine synthase; this translates as MRTIVFKGRLVIIGCGSIGQGILPLILRHIEIKPAQITIITACERGREVAAEYGIEFTNKALTKDDFRDRLTPMLRKGDFLLNLSVDVSSTALVELCRDLGVLYQDTCIEPWAGGYTDPSLSPSLRSNYALREEMLRLRVDAPVPTALVTHGANPGLVSHFVKQALLNIAADTGLGADVPKDRRGWGELASRLGVKVIHVAERDTQQGTTPKGPDEFVNTWSIDGFVGEGCQPAELGWGTHEKELPPDGRRHDFGSDAAIYLMKPGASQKVRTWTPVEGAFHGFLITHNESISIADYFTVKEQGRVTYRPTVHYAYHPCDAAVLSLHELAGKNWTMPSRQRLMVKELVSGIDELGVLIAGHAKGAYWYGSQLSIAEARELAPHNSATSLQVTSTVLAGMIWALENPMMGIVEPDEIDFQRILEIARPYLGPVVGVYTDWTPLEGRGALFAEDLDISDPWQFKNVRVV
- a CDS encoding ribbon-helix-helix domain-containing protein, with the protein product MNWQDRQGMIADLNTRIELKRLADKAFERDDGPLMAILEVAINTLDERLADPQAYAREEAPRKRPVTLICRNIRVKGKRTSVKLENEFWNALEIMADEAHCAIDDLCETARRRYEASSLTSAIRVFVLNSNMASQPQPSVQA
- a CDS encoding helix-turn-helix domain-containing protein, which gives rise to MAKRNVSTRGRLESGAPNPVDVHVGGRMRLRRTLLGMSQEKLGEAIGLTFQQVQKYERGANRIGASRLFDLSRVLDVPVSYFFDDMADGVQAQSPVNIIKGSVGLSEEPATFEADPMTKRETLELVRAYYNITDPQVRKRVYELAKALAAVAGAE
- a CDS encoding GNAT family N-acetyltransferase gives rise to the protein MTTQIRNSSKVSGASVTVKIARTPDEFAMAMAIRAAVFLAEEDNITYFDEFNGNDYVATHLIAFVDGDPAGVIRVRWFADFALLERVGIRKRYRSYQVLASLARAALELARQKGFRIAAGRARLETVNFWKRFGGRQSGEAVSMYRGTLVPIVHDIPRRPDLGAIQAGPFGDPDFEALIVQQEGNWDFSRMKAPIHLSAAE
- a CDS encoding LysR family transcriptional regulator, producing MAQFRLHDWNDVRLIIACAEHRSFAAAAIAMGVDQTTVSRRISNMEAAIGRPLFTRRKSGATPTPAGEALLERARAMAAWPATSKAPCRG
- a CDS encoding LysR substrate-binding domain-containing protein yields the protein MQGLTAFQTPKVTVAASEGLLTYTLIPALMGRDKHELPLDRGLVKAELPKLAFSTASAKADISVMATSPGDLPRVSGAVHVRRVGTMNFVPVASRDFLHELRGVSSFDDLGALPLLDIGIYRAIRGLDAWNGLVAAKDGEGVQVAPNTPKVQRPLLSGEGVSILPDYSTLYEQSLEVVDVPAPSMAVSLWLVSHEDTLREPSVRELYDLLAGMFTASSWYRDK